One part of the Tenacibaculum sp. 190130A14a genome encodes these proteins:
- a CDS encoding N-formylglutamate amidohydrolase, whose amino-acid sequence MILHIPHSSIKFPNKDGFIISKDELSQEVLKLTDWYTDELFESKNWESVKADFSRIFCDTERFSDNSKEVMFKYGMGVLYEKSDDGRPIRNVTEELRENILTSYYWKHHSDLNKAVLRELKEFGQSLIIDCHSFPDTPLKRDLNKILNRPDFNIGTDSFHTPKKLIDASIDFFKSKGFSLGVDEPYSGSIVPMNFYQKDKRVSSIMLEINRKLYLEDKTNTKSKDFEEIKSVTQEFISLMNAVYYEDNYNKIF is encoded by the coding sequence ATGATTTTACACATTCCGCACTCTTCAATTAAGTTCCCAAATAAAGATGGATTTATTATTTCTAAAGATGAGTTAAGTCAAGAAGTTTTAAAATTAACAGATTGGTACACCGATGAGTTATTTGAATCTAAGAATTGGGAATCTGTAAAAGCAGATTTTTCAAGAATATTCTGTGATACTGAAAGATTTTCAGATAATTCTAAGGAAGTAATGTTCAAGTATGGAATGGGTGTATTATATGAGAAAAGTGATGATGGAAGACCAATCCGAAACGTTACTGAGGAGTTGAGAGAAAATATTCTTACAAGCTATTATTGGAAACATCATTCAGACCTAAATAAAGCTGTTTTAAGAGAGTTAAAAGAATTCGGACAGTCATTAATTATTGATTGTCATTCTTTTCCTGATACACCTTTAAAAAGAGATTTAAACAAAATCTTAAATCGTCCTGATTTTAACATTGGAACAGATAGTTTTCATACTCCTAAAAAACTCATAGATGCTTCAATTGACTTTTTTAAGTCAAAAGGCTTTAGTCTTGGTGTTGACGAACCTTATAGTGGGTCTATTGTTCCAATGAATTTTTATCAAAAAGACAAAAGAGTTAGTTCAATTATGTTAGAGATTAATAGGAAGCTGTATTTAGAAGATAAAACCAACACTAAATCTAAAGATTTTGAGGAAATAAAATCAGTAACACAAGAATTTATTAGTCTTATGAACGCTGTTTATTATGAAGATAACTACAATAAAATCTTTTAA
- a CDS encoding helix-turn-helix domain-containing protein — protein MTKVLLKRKTGDVLSQIWDFYSDLLVDKLIDRLEGRNHALQTIEVSCREKEEEEDKLLSVQDVCQIFGVTRGTLNNWRKLGYFKPDTKVGRSPRYKMSSVQSFINSKNESYDRFN, from the coding sequence ATGACAAAAGTTTTATTAAAAAGAAAAACAGGGGATGTTTTATCTCAAATATGGGATTTTTACAGTGATTTATTGGTTGATAAACTAATTGATAGGTTAGAAGGAAGAAATCATGCTTTACAAACGATTGAAGTTTCGTGTAGAGAAAAAGAAGAAGAGGAGGATAAACTTCTTTCGGTTCAAGATGTTTGTCAAATTTTTGGAGTTACGAGAGGTACTCTTAATAATTGGCGAAAGTTAGGTTATTTTAAACCTGATACTAAAGTAGGAAGGAGTCCTCGTTATAAAATGAGTTCTGTTCAAAGTTTTATTAATTCTAAAAATGAAAGTTATGATAGATTTAATTAA
- a CDS encoding helix-turn-helix domain-containing protein, translating to MEESEKKEFLILFGKNFRKIRKSKNYSQAKLAIDIDSDVSHISRIERGLTNTTVIKLKEVSKVLSIPVEEFFNF from the coding sequence GTGGAAGAGTCAGAAAAAAAAGAGTTTCTAATTTTATTCGGAAAAAACTTCCGCAAAATCCGTAAATCCAAAAATTACTCCCAAGCAAAATTAGCCATAGATATTGATTCGGATGTTTCCCATATAAGTAGAATTGAAAGGGGTTTAACCAACACTACTGTAATTAAGTTAAAAGAAGTTTCTAAAGTTTTATCAATTCCTGTAGAGGAGTTTTTTAACTTTTAA
- a CDS encoding site-specific integrase — protein sequence MSNSQRTKGQNIRFRLKSSQKELKPIYLDLSLGRGKRFRYSIGYSVNPKYWNEQKERVKNAVMVSNSNEINDRISDIESELFGFIAKCDSQQIQINKELLKECLDVFLKKVELKEEKEYDLLTYGRKYVDLKEKELGNSGGVKKYKQTLRLLEDFQKDLGYKLSFKNIDNEFYSEFVDFLNTKEHSRDTGYATNSIGKHIKTIKTFMNSSLEQELHTNFKFKKFKVLVEETTAIYLTEEELQKMLDLDLSKKPKLELARDIFIIGCEIGQRISDYSDMQKHEIVNHKKEKYIKIKQEKTDKQVLCRITEVIEDIMNKRYNGSLPPKISHPLLNSRIKEVGELAEVNSEVNFERTQGGIGVVKKMSKFDLIMGHTARRTFCTLKYMGGVPINDIMELSGHSSIKEFMKYIRNPKEERVSMITNTEAFRKSSLKVS from the coding sequence ATGTCAAATTCTCAGAGAACAAAAGGGCAAAATATACGTTTCAGGTTAAAGTCATCTCAAAAAGAGTTGAAGCCTATATATTTGGATTTGTCCTTAGGAAGAGGAAAGAGGTTTAGGTATTCAATTGGATATTCTGTAAATCCAAAGTATTGGAATGAACAAAAAGAAAGGGTAAAAAATGCTGTGATGGTAAGCAACTCTAATGAGATTAATGATAGGATTTCGGATATAGAATCTGAATTATTTGGATTTATAGCAAAGTGTGATTCTCAGCAAATACAAATTAATAAAGAGTTGTTGAAAGAGTGTTTAGATGTTTTTTTAAAAAAAGTTGAGCTTAAAGAGGAGAAAGAATACGATTTGTTGACCTATGGTAGAAAGTATGTTGACTTGAAAGAAAAAGAGTTGGGTAATAGTGGGGGAGTTAAAAAGTATAAACAGACCTTAAGGTTACTTGAAGATTTCCAAAAGGATTTAGGTTACAAATTAAGTTTTAAAAATATTGATAACGAGTTTTATTCTGAATTTGTGGATTTTTTGAATACTAAAGAGCATTCAAGAGATACAGGTTATGCAACAAACAGTATCGGAAAGCATATAAAAACAATAAAAACTTTTATGAATTCCTCATTAGAACAAGAGTTACATACGAACTTTAAGTTTAAAAAATTTAAGGTATTAGTAGAGGAGACAACAGCAATTTATTTAACTGAAGAAGAATTGCAGAAAATGTTAGACCTTGATTTATCTAAAAAACCTAAACTTGAATTAGCAAGAGATATTTTTATTATAGGATGTGAAATTGGTCAAAGAATTAGTGATTATTCTGATATGCAAAAACATGAGATAGTAAATCATAAAAAAGAAAAGTATATTAAAATAAAACAGGAGAAGACTGATAAACAAGTATTGTGTAGAATTACTGAAGTAATAGAGGATATAATGAATAAGAGATATAATGGAAGTCTTCCTCCTAAAATATCTCATCCATTATTAAATAGTAGAATTAAAGAGGTTGGTGAATTAGCAGAAGTCAATAGTGAAGTTAATTTTGAACGTACCCAAGGAGGGATTGGAGTAGTGAAGAAAATGTCTAAATTCGATTTAATAATGGGGCATACTGCTCGTAGAACATTTTGTACTTTGAAGTATATGGGAGGTGTTCCTATAAATGATATTATGGAATTGAGTGGTCATAGTTCAATTAAAGAATTTATGAAGTATATTAGAAACCCAAAAGAAGAAAGAGTTTCAATGATTACAAATACCGAAGCTTTTAGAAAATCATCCTTAAAAGTTAGTTAA